A window of the Gemmatirosa kalamazoonensis genome harbors these coding sequences:
- a CDS encoding TonB-dependent receptor plug domain-containing protein has product MSRRRAALAGTFGTLALAAARPATARAAPPDDPSCSASVSRAPRRWAAPLDRVVRLPARASTLRDALARLSEAARFRLSYAAELLPLDHRVCPPADALPAGDALVALLGATAVEPVVVADDQVVLAPAAPDAAQTGPAASGPARPARAVGHLARVLVTGSPDAIERGTPTARDVVPGSDVETRGGDALASALDGVPGAWLWSRSPTSLLAHYGSLRGASSFGVSAPKVYVDGVEAANPLLVAGLAPETIDHVTVLRGPQGAALYGADAIGGVIEVTTRHDGVAEDAPRFQIRSDVGPTRSDFGAGVIGQRHALLLRAGSPTRSAGLSVSLASLGDFVPNGSSREASAHGDARVIGRFGAIALTARLFDKSAGASPSPLLAGLAATAGPSAGSAAMRSWRAAPDGRGASAESHETLGQSPVGGAPDSRSTRRRCSRCASTR; this is encoded by the coding sequence GTGAGCCGCCGGCGGGCGGCGCTCGCCGGCACGTTCGGCACGCTCGCCCTCGCGGCGGCGCGCCCGGCGACGGCGCGCGCCGCGCCGCCCGACGACCCCAGTTGCTCGGCGTCCGTGTCGCGTGCCCCGCGACGGTGGGCGGCGCCGCTCGACCGCGTGGTGAGGCTCCCGGCGCGGGCGAGCACGCTGCGCGACGCGCTCGCCCGGCTGTCGGAGGCGGCGCGCTTCCGCCTGTCGTACGCGGCCGAGCTGCTGCCGCTCGACCACCGCGTGTGCCCGCCGGCGGACGCGCTGCCGGCTGGCGACGCGCTCGTCGCGCTGCTCGGCGCCACGGCGGTGGAGCCGGTGGTCGTCGCCGACGACCAGGTGGTGCTCGCGCCGGCGGCGCCCGACGCGGCACAGACGGGGCCCGCCGCGTCGGGCCCCGCGCGCCCCGCACGCGCGGTGGGGCATCTCGCGCGCGTGCTCGTGACGGGGAGTCCGGACGCGATCGAGCGCGGGACGCCGACGGCGCGCGACGTCGTCCCCGGCAGCGACGTGGAGACGCGCGGCGGCGATGCGCTCGCGAGCGCGCTCGACGGCGTGCCCGGCGCGTGGCTCTGGTCGCGGTCGCCGACGTCGCTGCTCGCGCACTACGGCAGCCTGCGCGGCGCGAGCTCGTTCGGCGTCAGCGCGCCGAAGGTCTACGTGGACGGGGTCGAGGCGGCGAACCCGCTGCTCGTCGCCGGGCTCGCGCCGGAGACGATCGACCACGTGACGGTGCTGCGCGGGCCGCAGGGCGCGGCGCTCTACGGCGCGGACGCGATCGGCGGCGTCATCGAGGTGACGACGCGTCACGACGGCGTGGCCGAGGACGCGCCGCGCTTCCAGATCCGGAGCGACGTCGGCCCGACGCGGAGCGACTTCGGCGCGGGCGTCATCGGCCAGCGGCACGCGCTGCTGCTGCGCGCCGGGTCGCCGACGCGCTCCGCCGGGCTCTCGGTGTCGCTCGCCTCGCTCGGCGACTTCGTGCCGAACGGGTCGAGCCGGGAGGCGTCGGCACACGGCGACGCGCGGGTCATCGGCCGCTTCGGCGCGATCGCGCTCACCGCGCGGCTGTTCGACAAGTCCGCCGGCGCCTCGCCGAGCCCGCTCCTCGCCGGCCTCGCCGCGACGGCCGGCCCGAGCGCGGGCAGCGCGGCCATGCGCTCGTGGCGCGCTGCCCCGGACGGGCGCGGCGCGTCCGCCGAGTCGCACGAGACGCTCGGGCAGTCGCCGGTGGGGGGGGCGCCCGACTCGCGCTCGACTCGACGGCGCTGCAGTCGGTGCGCGAGTACACGTTAG
- a CDS encoding TonB-dependent receptor domain-containing protein: protein MREYTLGATGTLATSGRWTPQAVVGLDGYRLSGPAAAGAGAPFVSAADSALRAARGAADRLTVRVTDVGRFGDDVAAATVTLSAEHSALREATWSDAVLPNGSLDPVAEAWRQSTGLVAQTSVAYHGVLFATGGVRFERDAGYGTSSTLAALPSLGVSVVRTLGGATLKLRSAYGKAIRPARATYGTVASILPLEAETQSGIETGADLAWGRTLSLRATRFDQRVTNLVQPVLALGTPVAGAAAGIPTARRAVLVNAGEIANRGWELDATARAGRLSLGGTLSLVDSRVTRVADGAMSGGALQAGDRMLDVPARTATLSLGWTAPRWSFSTGLAHAADWVDYDRLALTRDLLAGVLVQPVVGSRLRAYRVTYDGVTRLRASVSRELPHGFGLTVAGENLLDRQRGEPDDATVVPGRSVTLGVRARF, encoded by the coding sequence GTGCGCGAGTACACGTTAGGCGCGACGGGCACGCTGGCGACGAGCGGGCGGTGGACGCCGCAGGCCGTCGTCGGCCTCGACGGCTACCGGCTGTCGGGCCCCGCCGCGGCGGGCGCGGGCGCGCCGTTCGTGTCGGCCGCCGACTCGGCGCTGCGCGCGGCGCGCGGCGCCGCCGACCGCCTCACGGTCCGCGTGACCGACGTGGGCCGCTTCGGCGACGACGTCGCGGCGGCGACGGTGACGCTGTCGGCCGAGCACAGCGCGCTCCGCGAGGCGACGTGGAGCGATGCCGTGCTGCCTAACGGCTCGCTCGATCCGGTGGCCGAGGCGTGGCGCCAGAGCACGGGCCTCGTCGCGCAGACGAGCGTCGCGTACCACGGCGTGCTGTTCGCCACCGGCGGCGTGCGCTTCGAGCGCGACGCGGGCTACGGCACGTCGAGCACGCTCGCGGCGCTGCCGTCGCTCGGCGTGTCGGTGGTGCGGACGCTCGGCGGCGCGACGCTGAAGCTGCGCTCCGCGTACGGCAAGGCGATCCGCCCGGCGCGCGCGACGTACGGGACGGTCGCGTCGATCCTGCCGCTGGAGGCCGAGACGCAGTCGGGGATCGAGACGGGTGCCGACCTGGCGTGGGGGCGCACGCTGTCGCTGCGCGCAACGCGCTTCGACCAACGGGTGACGAACCTCGTGCAGCCCGTGCTCGCGCTCGGGACGCCGGTGGCCGGCGCGGCGGCCGGGATCCCGACGGCGCGGCGGGCGGTGCTCGTGAACGCGGGCGAGATCGCGAACCGCGGCTGGGAGCTCGACGCGACGGCGCGCGCCGGGCGCCTGTCGTTAGGCGGCACGCTGTCGCTGGTCGACAGCCGCGTCACGCGCGTGGCCGACGGCGCGATGTCGGGCGGCGCGCTGCAGGCGGGTGATCGCATGCTCGACGTGCCGGCGCGCACGGCGACGCTGTCGCTCGGCTGGACGGCGCCGCGGTGGTCGTTCTCGACGGGGCTCGCGCACGCGGCGGACTGGGTGGACTACGATCGGCTGGCGCTGACGCGCGACCTGCTCGCGGGGGTGCTGGTGCAGCCGGTGGTCGGGTCGCGGCTGCGCGCCTATCGGGTGACGTACGACGGGGTGACGCGGCTGCGGGCGAGCGTGTCGCGGGAGCTGCCGCACGGGTTCGGGCTGACGGTGGCGGGGGAGAATCTGCTGGACCGCCAGCGGGGGGAGCCGGACGACGCGACGGTGGTGCCGGGGCGGTCGGTCACGCTCGGGGTGCGGGCGCGGTTCTGA
- a CDS encoding ornithine cyclodeaminase family protein — protein MPSIPLLDEDAVRRMLRMDALVPAIRDALAALSAGRVMQPIRTVVPVADHAGFLGSMPAYTGEALGAKLVTFYPQNRGVPTHHAVIVLFHPETGAPAAVLDGRLITEMRTAAASAVATDALARDDARVLGILGAGVQARSHLEALRLVRPLDEVRVWSPHRAAAFADEMGDGVRAVASPEAAVRGADVVLVATTSQVPVLRGAWLAPGTHVNAVGATRPDWRELDDDVVRTARLFVDSRVAATRESGDVIAAGGEPTEIGEVLTGERAGRTGRDEVTLFKSVGVAVEDVVAAALVLAAERRD, from the coding sequence ATGCCTTCGATCCCCCTGCTCGACGAGGACGCCGTCCGCCGCATGCTGCGCATGGACGCGCTCGTGCCCGCGATCCGCGACGCGCTGGCCGCGCTCTCCGCCGGCCGCGTGATGCAGCCCATTCGCACGGTGGTGCCGGTCGCCGACCACGCCGGCTTTCTCGGGTCGATGCCGGCGTACACGGGCGAGGCGTTAGGCGCGAAGCTCGTGACGTTCTACCCGCAGAACCGCGGCGTCCCGACGCACCACGCGGTGATCGTGCTGTTCCACCCCGAGACGGGCGCGCCGGCGGCGGTGCTCGACGGGCGACTGATCACGGAGATGCGGACCGCGGCCGCGTCGGCCGTCGCCACCGACGCGCTCGCGCGCGACGACGCGCGTGTGTTAGGCATCCTCGGCGCCGGCGTGCAGGCGCGCAGCCACCTCGAGGCGCTGCGTCTCGTGCGGCCGCTCGACGAGGTGCGCGTGTGGAGCCCGCATCGCGCGGCCGCGTTCGCCGACGAGATGGGCGACGGCGTGCGCGCCGTGGCATCACCCGAAGCGGCGGTGCGCGGCGCGGACGTGGTGCTCGTGGCGACGACGTCGCAGGTGCCGGTGCTGCGCGGCGCGTGGCTCGCGCCGGGGACGCACGTGAACGCCGTGGGGGCGACGCGGCCCGACTGGCGTGAGCTCGACGACGACGTCGTGCGCACGGCGCGGTTGTTCGTCGACTCCCGGGTGGCCGCGACGCGCGAGTCGGGCGACGTGATCGCGGCGGGCGGGGAGCCGACGGAGATCGGCGAGGTGCTGACGGGGGAGCGGGCGGGGCGGACGGGGCGCGACGAGGTGACGCTGTTCAAGTCGGTCGGGGTCGCGGTCGAGGACGTCGTTGCGGCGGCGCTGGTACTGGCGGCGGAACGGCGGGACTAA
- a CDS encoding DinB family protein, which produces MHPRIAELLQYVDAQTAALRAAFDAVPAGRRAERPTPERWSPAEVVHHVAIVERRVTQRLAALMEQARALPPERESTPILPTRAAQRALDRTKRFVTFEAAEPRGTDPAQVWDDLDDARRAFRDVVARGDGLALGEVSAPHPALGDLTGYEWIAFIGAHAARHADQIREMLDGVPPAGA; this is translated from the coding sequence ATGCATCCGCGGATCGCCGAGCTGCTGCAGTACGTCGACGCGCAGACCGCGGCGCTGCGCGCGGCGTTCGACGCCGTGCCGGCCGGGCGCCGCGCCGAGCGTCCGACGCCGGAGCGGTGGTCGCCGGCGGAGGTCGTGCACCACGTGGCGATCGTGGAGCGGCGCGTGACGCAGCGGCTGGCCGCGCTCATGGAGCAGGCGCGCGCGCTGCCACCGGAGCGCGAGAGCACGCCGATCCTGCCGACCCGCGCCGCGCAGCGCGCCCTCGACCGCACGAAGCGGTTCGTGACGTTCGAGGCGGCGGAGCCGCGCGGCACCGACCCGGCGCAGGTGTGGGACGACCTCGACGACGCGCGTCGCGCGTTCAGGGACGTCGTCGCGCGTGGCGACGGGCTCGCGCTCGGCGAGGTATCGGCGCCGCACCCGGCGCTCGGTGACCTCACCGGCTACGAGTGGATCGCGTTCATCGGCGCGCACGCGGCGCGGCACGCCGACCAGATCCGGGAGATGCTCGACGGCGTGCCCCCGGCCGGCGCGTAG
- a CDS encoding DinB family protein encodes MADDATWRAAVARPLAWREAHATFDDAVAGLSSELRGRRVDGFPHSAWELVEHVRITQRDILDFCRDAHYHEPHWPDDYWPKDAAPPSDEAWERSLADYRADRAALEALAVDTSRVPDLHATIPPPRGTGQTYLREVLLVADHTSYHVGQLVMLRRLLGAWPAA; translated from the coding sequence ATGGCCGACGACGCGACGTGGCGAGCGGCCGTCGCGCGGCCGCTCGCGTGGCGCGAGGCGCACGCGACGTTCGACGACGCCGTGGCCGGGCTGTCGAGCGAGCTGCGCGGCCGTCGCGTCGACGGCTTCCCGCACTCGGCGTGGGAGCTCGTGGAGCACGTGCGCATCACGCAGCGCGACATCCTCGACTTCTGTCGCGACGCGCACTACCACGAGCCGCACTGGCCCGACGACTACTGGCCGAAGGACGCCGCACCGCCGTCGGACGAGGCGTGGGAGCGGAGCCTCGCCGACTACCGCGCCGACCGTGCCGCGCTCGAGGCGCTCGCCGTCGACACGTCGCGGGTGCCCGACCTGCACGCGACGATCCCGCCGCCGCGCGGCACGGGGCAGACGTATCTGCGCGAGGTGCTGCTCGTCGCCGACCACACGTCGTACCACGTGGGCCAGCTCGTGATGCTGCGCCGCCTGCTCGGCGCGTGGCCTGCCGCCTGA
- a CDS encoding M20/M25/M40 family metallo-hydrolase — MRHRLLALALVAAPVAVPAQGRVSKDAAAPNAVERAVVRAVDAHDAEHLALLERIVNINSGTQNFAGVRQVGDVLRAQLDALGFRTRWVDGAAFKRAGHLVAEHPGPGPKLLLIGHLDTVFEPSSPFQRFARLDDSTARGPGIIDMKGGDVIIVAALRALKDAGVLEKMNVVVVMHGDEEDSGAPLDLARKTLIDAAQGAAAAIGFEDGPGDPHVAVISRRGAGGWTLNVTGVPAHSSQIFKPEVGAGAVYETARILTAFYETLSREPYLTFNPGVALGGTQVAIDSTGTVGSASGKSNVVAERMTVTGDLRTLSPEQLARAKQTMTEIVARHLPNTQATIAFDDGYPPMAPTDGNRRLLALYDQVSRDLGFWPVGPVDPSRAGAADVSFVAHIVPMAIDGVGLSGHDDHTEKETADLRMLSVQTKRAAVLLWRLTQSGAAPKAAAKAAAKSAAR, encoded by the coding sequence ATGCGCCACCGCCTCCTCGCCCTCGCCCTCGTGGCCGCGCCCGTCGCCGTGCCCGCCCAGGGACGCGTCTCCAAGGACGCCGCCGCGCCTAACGCCGTCGAGCGCGCCGTCGTCCGTGCGGTCGATGCGCACGACGCCGAGCACCTCGCGCTGCTCGAGCGGATCGTGAACATCAACAGCGGCACGCAGAACTTCGCCGGCGTGCGGCAGGTGGGCGACGTGCTGCGCGCGCAGCTCGACGCGCTCGGCTTCCGCACGCGATGGGTGGACGGTGCGGCGTTCAAGCGCGCGGGCCATCTCGTGGCCGAGCATCCCGGGCCGGGGCCGAAGCTGCTGCTCATCGGGCACCTCGACACCGTGTTCGAGCCGAGCAGCCCGTTCCAGAGATTCGCGCGGCTCGACGACTCGACGGCGCGCGGGCCGGGGATCATCGACATGAAGGGCGGCGACGTGATCATCGTCGCCGCGCTGCGGGCGCTGAAGGACGCCGGAGTGCTCGAGAAGATGAACGTCGTCGTCGTGATGCACGGTGACGAGGAGGATTCCGGCGCGCCGCTCGATCTCGCGCGGAAGACGCTGATCGATGCCGCGCAGGGCGCCGCGGCGGCGATCGGGTTCGAGGACGGCCCCGGGGATCCGCACGTGGCGGTGATCTCGCGGCGCGGCGCCGGCGGATGGACGCTGAACGTGACCGGCGTGCCCGCGCACTCGTCGCAGATCTTCAAGCCGGAGGTGGGTGCCGGTGCGGTGTACGAGACGGCGCGCATCCTCACCGCGTTCTACGAGACGCTGTCGAGGGAGCCGTACCTCACGTTCAATCCCGGCGTCGCGTTAGGCGGCACGCAGGTCGCCATCGACAGCACCGGCACCGTCGGCTCGGCGTCGGGCAAGTCGAACGTGGTGGCCGAGCGCATGACGGTGACCGGCGATCTGCGCACGCTGTCGCCGGAGCAGCTCGCGCGCGCGAAGCAGACGATGACCGAGATCGTCGCGCGCCATCTGCCGAACACACAGGCGACGATCGCGTTCGACGACGGCTACCCGCCGATGGCGCCGACCGACGGCAACCGTCGCCTGCTCGCGCTCTACGACCAAGTGAGCCGCGACCTCGGCTTCTGGCCGGTGGGGCCGGTGGACCCGTCGCGCGCCGGCGCGGCCGACGTGTCGTTCGTCGCGCACATCGTCCCGATGGCGATCGACGGCGTGGGACTGTCGGGGCACGACGATCACACCGAGAAGGAGACGGCGGACCTGCGGATGCTGAGCGTGCAGACGAAGCGCGCCGCGGTGCTGCTGTGGCGACTGACGCAGAGCGGGGCGGCGCCGAAGGCGGCGGCGAAGGCGGCGGCGAAGTCGGCGGCGCGTTAA
- a CDS encoding M16 family metallopeptidase, protein MRHTRLTILSAALAATPALAQQPVTKDAPAKNTVPATSRTALDRTVVPKPGPEPAVRVPTWTRTTLPNGAQLVVVEKHDLPLVSFTVNFVGGANNFEPADKLGVANFTAQMLSEGTASKTGEQLADAQQLLGTQIGAGIGGESGSIGFTSLKDKLEPALALLADMLEHPSFPADALERIRGRTLVGLQQQKDNPNALASNVFSKVTYGDAHPYGRVVSEKTVRTITRDDVLAFHKAYFQPGRAVITVAGDVTPAQVKAAVEKAFAAWPSGGSKPTFDYPQAPAPKASAIYLVDKPGAAQSVFAIGLTGPARDTPDYYALQVMNTILGGLFQSRINHNIREVKGYSYGVNSSFAFGRGPGPFRAGGGIVTAKTDSALIEFMKEFKGARGDVPFTDDEIAQGKAALVQGLPRRFSSVEAIGGSVASLYVQDLPESFYRDYARNVEAVTRDDLVRVAKKYVDMEHLNIVIVGDRATIEENLRKTGIAPIVVLDAEGKPIS, encoded by the coding sequence ATGCGGCACACCCGCCTAACGATTCTGTCGGCGGCGCTGGCCGCCACGCCCGCGCTGGCCCAGCAGCCGGTGACGAAGGACGCGCCGGCGAAGAACACGGTGCCGGCGACGTCGCGCACCGCGCTCGACCGCACCGTCGTGCCGAAGCCGGGTCCCGAGCCGGCCGTGCGCGTGCCGACGTGGACGCGCACCACGCTGCCCAACGGCGCGCAGCTCGTCGTCGTGGAGAAGCACGACCTGCCGCTCGTCTCGTTCACCGTGAACTTCGTCGGCGGCGCGAACAACTTCGAGCCGGCCGACAAGCTCGGCGTCGCGAACTTCACGGCGCAGATGCTGAGCGAGGGGACGGCGTCGAAGACCGGCGAGCAGCTCGCCGACGCGCAGCAGCTCCTCGGCACGCAGATCGGCGCCGGCATCGGCGGCGAGAGCGGGTCGATCGGGTTCACGTCGCTGAAGGACAAGCTGGAGCCGGCGCTCGCGCTCCTCGCCGACATGCTCGAGCACCCGAGCTTCCCCGCCGACGCGCTCGAGCGGATCCGCGGTCGCACGCTCGTCGGGCTCCAGCAGCAGAAGGACAACCCGAACGCGCTCGCGTCGAACGTGTTCTCGAAGGTGACGTACGGCGACGCGCATCCGTACGGCCGCGTGGTGAGCGAGAAGACGGTGCGCACCATCACGCGCGACGACGTGCTGGCGTTCCACAAGGCGTACTTCCAGCCCGGGCGCGCCGTGATCACGGTGGCCGGCGACGTCACGCCGGCACAGGTGAAGGCGGCGGTGGAGAAGGCGTTCGCCGCGTGGCCGTCGGGCGGCAGCAAGCCGACGTTCGACTACCCGCAGGCGCCGGCGCCAAAGGCCTCGGCCATCTATCTCGTGGACAAGCCGGGCGCCGCGCAGTCGGTGTTCGCGATCGGCCTCACCGGCCCCGCGCGCGACACGCCCGACTATTACGCGCTGCAGGTGATGAACACGATCCTCGGCGGGCTGTTCCAGTCGCGGATCAATCACAACATCCGCGAGGTGAAGGGCTACAGCTACGGCGTGAACTCGAGCTTCGCGTTCGGCCGCGGCCCGGGCCCGTTCCGCGCCGGCGGCGGCATCGTCACGGCGAAGACGGACAGCGCGCTCATCGAGTTCATGAAGGAGTTCAAGGGCGCGCGCGGCGACGTGCCGTTCACCGACGACGAGATCGCGCAGGGCAAGGCGGCGCTCGTCCAGGGGCTGCCGCGCCGCTTCTCGTCGGTCGAGGCGATCGGCGGCTCGGTGGCGAGCCTCTACGTGCAGGATCTGCCGGAGTCGTTCTACCGCGACTACGCGCGGAACGTCGAGGCGGTGACGCGCGACGATCTCGTGCGCGTGGCGAAGAAGTACGTCGACATGGAGCACCTCAACATCGTCATCGTGGGCGACCGCGCGACGATCGAGGAGAACCTCCGCAAGACCGGCATCGCGCCGATCGTGGTGCTCGACGCGGAAGGGAAGCCGATCTCCTGA
- a CDS encoding M16 family metallopeptidase — MRLTSLLRPTALALAVAVAPPLSAQATAISIPNERMTLPNGLQVLLAPDHSTPRVTVDVWYHVGSKNEVPGRTGFAHMFEHVMFTGSGHVPYGLHDRLTEGVGGDNNGSTTEDRTNYYENVPSNYLESALWMEADRMGFLLDKLDEAKFSAQRDIVQNERRQRTDNQPYGRAFEIVTAAMVPAANPYSWPVVGYMSDLKQATVEDVKNFFRLYYAPSNATLAIVGDFDPAQAKAWVRKYFSDLPRGAAITRPSVPAVTMPNEKRLVYEDRVQVPRLYVAWPSVGETGPDRHALDLLGEVLTSSRTARLTKALVYDRQSAASVNAGQNTNENAGAFFVLATPRPGHTLAELEATTDSVLERLKREGPTAEEIAKAKAGLEFGFVNGLQSNLGKAEILNSGAVFHGDPGYFQQEYAALKAVTAADVQRVANKYLGAGRVVLSVVPQGKRELAAKAEASTPVAVSPDGGHYIMESK; from the coding sequence ATGCGTCTCACCAGCCTTCTGCGTCCGACCGCCCTGGCGCTCGCCGTCGCGGTCGCGCCCCCGCTCTCCGCCCAGGCGACGGCGATCAGCATCCCGAACGAGCGGATGACCCTCCCGAACGGGCTCCAGGTCCTGCTCGCCCCCGACCACAGCACACCGCGCGTGACGGTCGACGTATGGTACCACGTCGGCTCGAAGAACGAGGTGCCCGGGCGCACCGGATTCGCGCACATGTTCGAGCACGTGATGTTCACCGGCAGCGGCCACGTGCCCTACGGCCTGCACGACCGCCTCACGGAAGGCGTCGGCGGCGACAACAACGGCTCGACGACCGAGGACCGCACGAACTACTACGAGAACGTGCCGTCGAACTACCTCGAGAGCGCGCTGTGGATGGAGGCCGACCGCATGGGCTTCCTCCTCGACAAGCTCGACGAGGCGAAGTTCAGCGCGCAGCGCGACATCGTGCAGAACGAGCGGCGGCAGCGCACCGACAACCAGCCGTACGGGCGCGCGTTCGAGATCGTCACCGCGGCGATGGTGCCGGCGGCGAATCCGTACTCGTGGCCGGTGGTCGGCTACATGTCGGACCTGAAGCAGGCGACGGTGGAGGACGTGAAGAACTTCTTCCGCCTCTACTACGCGCCGTCGAACGCGACGCTCGCCATCGTCGGGGACTTCGATCCCGCGCAGGCGAAGGCGTGGGTGCGGAAGTACTTCAGCGACCTGCCGCGCGGCGCCGCGATCACGCGCCCGAGCGTGCCGGCGGTCACGATGCCTAACGAGAAGCGGCTCGTGTACGAGGACCGCGTGCAGGTGCCGCGCCTCTACGTCGCGTGGCCGAGCGTCGGCGAGACCGGCCCCGATCGCCACGCGCTCGACCTGCTCGGCGAGGTGCTGACGTCGTCGCGCACGGCGCGTCTCACGAAGGCGCTCGTCTACGACCGCCAGTCGGCGGCGAGCGTGAACGCGGGGCAGAACACGAACGAGAACGCCGGCGCGTTCTTCGTCCTCGCCACGCCGCGTCCCGGGCACACGCTGGCCGAGCTCGAGGCGACGACGGACTCGGTGCTGGAGCGGCTGAAGCGCGAGGGCCCGACCGCCGAGGAGATCGCGAAGGCGAAGGCGGGGCTCGAGTTCGGCTTCGTGAACGGGCTGCAGTCGAACCTCGGCAAGGCGGAGATCCTGAACTCGGGCGCCGTGTTCCACGGCGATCCGGGCTACTTCCAGCAGGAGTACGCCGCGCTGAAGGCCGTCACCGCGGCCGACGTGCAGCGCGTGGCGAACAAGTACCTCGGCGCCGGCCGCGTCGTGCTGAGCGTGGTGCCGCAGGGCAAGCGCGAGCTGGCGGCGAAGGCCGAGGCCAGCACCCCCGTCGCGGTGAGCCCCGACGGCGGCCACTACATCATGGAGTCCAAGTGA
- a CDS encoding iron-containing alcohol dehydrogenase, whose translation MSARPFEFTSPPRIVFGEGTLAQAGGIVASLGTRALVVEGSSGRAAPLVALLRAAGVEPAALLRVPGEPTTALVEEGVALARRARCDVVVALGGGSVIDAGKAVSALLTNPGEPLDYLEVVGRGTPLAERAAPFVAIPTTAGTGAEVTRNAVLLVESARVKVSLRSPLMLPAVALVDPELTYTVPPDVTASTGLDALAQCLEPFVTPHATPLTDAVAREGLRRAAGALRRAVADGADVAARRDMAVASLCGGLALANAKLGAVHGFAAPLGGMFPLPHGVACARLLAPVVRANVNALRRDETRAGTHDALARYDEAARLLTGDPGARADDAAAWLADLADALGIPPLAAYGVAPSDVPEVVAQARRASSMQGNPVVLTDVELGDVLRAAVGARG comes from the coding sequence GTGAGCGCGCGCCCGTTCGAGTTCACCTCGCCGCCGCGCATCGTCTTCGGCGAGGGGACGCTCGCGCAGGCCGGGGGGATCGTCGCGTCGTTAGGCACCCGCGCGCTCGTCGTCGAGGGATCGAGCGGGCGCGCGGCCCCGCTCGTCGCGCTGCTGCGCGCGGCCGGCGTCGAGCCCGCCGCGCTGCTCCGCGTCCCCGGCGAGCCGACGACCGCGCTCGTCGAGGAAGGCGTCGCGCTCGCGCGGCGCGCGCGGTGCGACGTCGTCGTGGCGCTCGGCGGCGGCAGCGTGATCGACGCGGGGAAGGCGGTCTCCGCGCTGCTCACGAACCCCGGCGAGCCGCTCGACTATCTCGAGGTGGTGGGGCGCGGCACGCCGCTCGCCGAGCGCGCGGCGCCGTTCGTCGCGATCCCGACGACGGCGGGCACCGGCGCGGAGGTGACGCGCAACGCAGTGCTGCTCGTCGAGTCGGCACGCGTGAAGGTGAGCCTGCGCAGCCCGCTCATGCTCCCCGCCGTGGCGCTCGTCGATCCCGAGCTGACGTACACGGTGCCCCCCGACGTCACGGCGAGCACGGGGCTCGACGCGCTGGCGCAGTGCCTGGAGCCGTTCGTCACCCCGCACGCGACGCCGCTCACCGACGCCGTGGCGCGCGAGGGGCTGCGCCGCGCGGCGGGCGCCCTGCGGCGCGCGGTGGCGGACGGCGCCGACGTGGCGGCGCGGCGGGACATGGCGGTGGCGAGCCTGTGCGGCGGGCTCGCGCTCGCGAACGCGAAGCTCGGCGCGGTGCACGGCTTCGCCGCGCCGCTCGGCGGGATGTTCCCGCTGCCGCACGGGGTGGCGTGCGCGCGGCTGCTCGCGCCGGTGGTGCGCGCGAACGTGAATGCACTGCGGCGTGACGAGACGCGCGCCGGGACCCACGACGCGTTGGCGCGGTATGACGAAGCGGCGCGGCTCCTCACCGGCGACCCGGGCGCGCGAGCGGACGACGCCGCGGCGTGGCTCGCCGATCTCGCCGACGCGTTAGGCATCCCGCCGCTCGCCGCCTACGGCGTGGCGCCGTCGGACGTGCCCGAGGTGGTGGCCCAGGCGCGACGGGCGAGCAGCATGCAGGGCAACCCCGTCGTGCTGACCGATGTCGAACTGGGCGACGTGCTCCGGGCAGCCGTGGGCGCGCGCGGGTGA
- a CDS encoding putative quinol monooxygenase, with the protein MLIVHVHVRVKADAIDAFAAASLENARSSVREPGVVRFDVIRQTDDPTRFVLQEIYRTADDPARHKETAHYAAWRDAVEPLMAEPRRSVKFEPVFPDDARWAMP; encoded by the coding sequence ATGCTCATCGTCCACGTTCACGTCCGCGTGAAGGCCGACGCGATCGATGCGTTCGCCGCCGCCTCGCTCGAGAACGCGCGCAGCTCCGTGCGCGAGCCCGGCGTCGTGCGCTTCGACGTGATCCGCCAGACCGACGACCCGACGCGGTTCGTGCTGCAGGAGATCTACCGCACCGCCGACGACCCGGCGCGCCACAAGGAGACGGCGCACTACGCCGCGTGGCGCGACGCCGTGGAGCCGCTGATGGCCGAGCCCCGGCGGAGCGTGAAGTTCGAGCCGGTGTTCCCCGACGACGCGCGGTGGGCCATGCCGTGA